In one Sulfitobacter sp. LCG007 genomic region, the following are encoded:
- the rplR gene encoding 50S ribosomal protein L18 produces the protein MANSKRQLFLKRRLRVRNKLRSVNAGRVRLSVHRSNKNISAQLIDDVKGVTLASASSLEKDLGVVGKNNIEAAAKVGAAIAERAKKAGVESAYFDRGGFLFHGKVKALAEAAREGGLKI, from the coding sequence AGGCAACTGTTCCTGAAGCGCCGCCTGCGCGTCCGGAACAAGCTTCGCAGCGTGAATGCGGGGCGCGTGCGCCTCTCGGTTCATCGCTCGAACAAGAATATCAGCGCGCAGCTGATCGACGATGTGAAGGGCGTGACGCTCGCCTCGGCCTCCTCTCTCGAGAAGGATCTCGGCGTGGTCGGCAAGAACAACATCGAAGCGGCCGCCAAGGTCGGCGCTGCGATCGCCGAGCGCGCGAAGAAGGCTGGCGTCGAAAGCGCCTATTTCGATCGCGGCGGCTTTCTCTTCCACGGCAAGGTGAAGGCACTGGCCGAAGCCGCGCGTGAAGGCGGGCTGAAGATCTAA
- the rpsE gene encoding 30S ribosomal protein S5, with amino-acid sequence MAREPNQRGNRRDRDETPEFADRLVAINRVSKTVKGGKRFGFAALVVVGDQKGRVGFGKGKAKEVPEAIRKATEQAKRGMIRVPLREGRTLHHDMNGRWGAGRVEMRTAPEGTGIIAGGPMRAVFEMLGIKDVVSKSIGSSNPYNMIRATIDGLKKEQSPRSVAQRRGKKVADILPKREEAAEASTQVAEEA; translated from the coding sequence ATGGCCAGAGAACCCAACCAGCGGGGCAACCGTCGCGACCGCGATGAAACTCCGGAATTCGCTGATCGCCTCGTCGCGATCAACCGTGTGTCCAAGACCGTGAAGGGCGGCAAGCGCTTCGGCTTCGCGGCGCTTGTCGTCGTCGGCGACCAGAAGGGCCGTGTCGGCTTCGGCAAGGGCAAGGCCAAGGAGGTCCCCGAGGCCATCCGCAAGGCCACCGAGCAGGCCAAGCGCGGCATGATCCGTGTGCCGCTGCGCGAGGGCCGGACCCTTCACCATGACATGAACGGCCGTTGGGGCGCCGGACGCGTCGAGATGCGCACCGCGCCCGAGGGTACGGGTATCATCGCAGGCGGCCCGATGCGTGCCGTCTTCGAGATGCTGGGGATCAAGGACGTCGTGTCGAAGTCGATCGGCTCGTCCAACCCCTACAACATGATCCGGGCCACCATCGACGGTCTGAAGAAAGAGCAATCGCCGCGCTCCGTGGCGCAACGCCGCGGCAAGAAGGTTGCGGACATCCTGCCCAAGCGGGAGGAAGCTGCCGAGGCGTCCACCCAAGTCGCTGAGGAGGCCTGA